The window CTCTGAAGGCCCATGACAAGCTGTCCTTGCTGGAGGTGATGTGTGAGACAGCGGAAAGAGACTCTCCTAAGGTGTGGATGTGCCGGTGTTAGACGTGTCTGTTGGGTGCTCTCTGGGTGGGGGTGTTCCCAGCTGacagtgcctgcccctgctgctcctgccccaccgggtttgggggtttgggagtGTGGGGGAGGGCTGGTCAGTGTTGCACATCTGGCATTGGTGGTTCAGTGGTAGAATTCTCGCCTGCCACGCGGGAGGCCCGGGTTCGATTCCCGGCCAATGCAAAATGTGTAGCATTTTTGCACTCTGGTGTCCCCTGGGGGACCTTGGTGACATCTTGATGAACTGTCCCTGTAGACAGATGTGGAGGCGGTGGTGGCCGACGTGGTGAAGCTGGTGCACAGCGCGGGCGCTGAGAGCCGGAGCAAGGCTGTGCGCCCCAAGGCACTGCTGGATAACTGCCTCAAGGTCATGCGGATGCTGTATGGAGTGCCCTGTGAGTTGGGGATCAGGGTGGGGGGACCTTGGGCATCCAGATGGCATACATAGGAGGCCTGATCCACCTGATGAcacctgttccctctgctcaggTCGGTGGGAATCCACTTAACACCGCAGAAGACCCCTTGCTCAACACCTTCTCCTTGCCCTGGAGCCTCGgatgctgcctctgctctgcctctcccaaCAGAGCCCCCAGTGAGGTTACCAAGGAAGGTGCAAAGGTGGGACAAATGCCACCACTTCTGGGACCAAATATCACCCCTTCCAGGACTGTGGGATTGTTCATGGCCATGGGGTCTTGTCCATCTGAAATGCCTGGCACCTTCTGCGTGGGTGTGGGGTCGaacacagccccatggcaggcagctgctggggagaacacactgccctccctgcccacagaGGGGGTGAGAGCATCACCCCAttccttttgtatttttccctCAGCTTTCATTAAATGCCAGTTAATTCTATAGCATTGCAGCTCAGCTTCCGACCAGGTCCCGGGAGCCTCAAGCCTTACCCAAAATAAAGGACCAGCAAAGAGAACCACACTGCCTCTACCACTTCCTCTTTTGGGGAGGAGGTGACTTTTTTTGTGTCAACCCCCTCCCTCGCCACCGTGGGGGAGAGTCACCCTGACatagggacccccagagccaccGCCTGCCAAGCTGCCTCAGTCAGGCCTGGCTGTATCTCCAGCAAAAAAacatctggttttgtttgttgtgctTGGCAGTGCAGTGCGGGCGGTGTGctggagggactgggggctgcCTGGCTGCCTCCCCCCCGCTTCACAGCTTAGTTAATTACCTTCATCAACTGTTAGAGACCTTAATTAGTGTATTTCTTGCTGAAGGCTGCTTAGGCTTATGAGTCTTTGAGCACTGCAGCATGAGTGGAGACATTGTCTTCCTCGTCttcattctcctcttcctcctcctcctcctcctgtgttCATGCTTAGCAATGGTTTCTGTTTATATAAAGCCTATACAGAGCTAATATAAAGCCCACCAGCCATGATCCACCACTTGATGAAGGGCTTTAATTAGTGGGACACCCTCTCCCATCCCCACTGGCTTTAACAAAGATCCCCTGTGTGGTCCAGACACCCACCTGGGGTTGTCTGaccccacagggctgagcccccacctcctgctccctcaTGTCAAGTGTGAGAATGATCCTCTGTCCTCCACCACTGTGGGAAAATTGAAGCTGTCCCAGCAAAATGACCCTGGCCAAGCTTCCCAGAGCATCCCTGCAGCAAATGGCCGGGCTTGGGGCTTGCCAAAGCCCTGCATGTCCAGGCCACTTGAGATATTGCGACATTTTCTTCCAGTCCCTCTTTAGAGGGATGCCTTCAAAAATGTCAGCTGAGAGCTACCATAGAAACATTCTCATGCAATGGGGAATGGGAGCCTGTTTGCAATATTTCCTGGTGTACTGTGAGGGGGGATGAATGCAGGGAGGGTCCAGGTCCCAAAAGACATCCCTAGAGATGTGCTGGGACTTGGGAAATCTCCCACTGTGAAACTCCCATCTGCTGGAATACGAAGAACCTTCGCTGGCCTTGagccagcaggaaaaaaacctggcaGCATCCTCGGGGTAGGCATGGAAAGGTTGGCTgattttgggaagggcaggcTCAGCAGGGTGAGAGCTGGGTtgtgctgaggctgccccatGGCTGCAGTTTTGGAACTGTCTATGATGTCCCCAGGCCACAGAGCAGCGTGACTTATGGCCCTAAAgggaggctgcctggggcatTCCCTCAGTTCCAAAGGATGCCTTCAATACTGGAGCACACTCTGCTGCCCTGGCCCCGCTCTGCATTCCAGACAGTGGGGGCAGTGACGCCAGCTCTCACCCCCCAGCCAGGGTGTCCCTGTTCTCCCTGCACAGAATCAGAGCAAGCCTGGAAATGGCAATTCATTAGCTTTAATTAATGAAGATCAGCGTACAGGCACTGCTTTCACCAGGGCAGCCTCTGCCCTCTCCAGTCCCAGAAGGTGCCGTTGCTGGTGGTCgagagctgggacagcagctgcaggacacCCTGCACACTCTGCTCCACTGTCACTGGGCCCTGCTGGACCCAAGGGCAGGGAGAAAAATGAGCCAAGACCCTCCATCCTAGcacccccattcccatcccatggCATGGTGTAATGCCAGCTCTGGCTGGGTTGGTTTGGGAGAGGCCAGAGGTGCTCTagcaggacagggatgtggCTTTGACCAACTTGATTGTCCCCAATTTGTTGCTATAAGGATGGAGGTTATTTTTTGGTTCCTAAATAAAAAGTGACTCTTCTGTCAGTCAGTGCAGAGTAAAGGGGCAGCCGAGTGCAAGGCCGGGGTGCCCTCTGCTGACACACCATCGcaatgagaaaggaaataaaaaggcaaataaaaactGAGAGGAAATTGGATGGTTTTAGGGTACAACCAGTTCGGCTCTTTGTTATGGTGGTGCAGCTACTCTGGaactgaagggctgcacagagGTGAGTGCCCAGAAAAGGGATGGGAATTGATGTCCCAGGAAGGGGTGCCCCTGGGAAGGGATGTCCATGGGAAGGGATGCTTTTGGAAGGGGATTTATTTGAGAAAGGATGTCAGTGGGAAGGAACGTCCGTGGGAGGCGGTGCTCCAGGAACAGATGCCCCTGGGAAAGAATGACCCTGAAAAGGGATGGCCTTGGAAAGGGACACCTCTGGGAAGGGATGTTGCTGGGAAAGGATGCCCATGGGACACCTCTCTCACTCACCATCTCCTGTTGCAAGGGAGGTGTCACACAGCCAGGGTCCACAGACACGCAGAGGATCCCACTACTCCCATACTCCAGGGCCAGACATTTGGTGAGCATGTtcagagcagcctgggaggaCAACCCACACCCCGTCACCATCATGAGCTGACAATGCCAGGGCCAGCTGTGGGGGGAATATTGCAGGAGGTGACCCCCAAattcctccccatcctcctGGTGGCAGTACCTTGCTGCAGCGGTAGCAGAtgtcctgcctctcctcccAAGCCTCTGCCACTTCAATGGAGCCCAGGATGCTGGAGATGTTGATGATGGCAGCTCTGCTACAACTCATCTCATGCTGCCCTTCAGTCTCAGCCGCCTTCTTCAGCAGGGGTAGGAAGGCCTGCAGGGCATGGGAGCTTGGGCATCACCATCCTCTTCCTTCCCATTCCCAGTATTCGGGGTAGGAGGGTGCCTGTGGGCTCACCTGGCTTGTCTGCAGGGGCCCGATGGTGTTGGTGGTGTAGACAAGGCTCATGTTCTCCGCGGTCTCAGTGGCCAGCGTGGTGCGGCGTGTGGTGCTGGTGTTGTTGATCAGGAGGTTGAGGCCAGCACTTCCCACCTTCTCCTGCACCTTCCTGACTGCAGCCTTGATGCTGTTGGGGTCTGTCACATCTGCAAAAgaacaggagggcacagggacaggctggtggCCATGTTACTGGCAAGATGCTGTAAGACatggcaggaggcagctccCAGCGCCTGAGCATCCTCCTGGTCCTGTCAGTGACCTGATTGAGCTGAGCCAAACCGAGGGATCCGCCTGCTTTGTGGCATTTCCCGCAGCCGCCCACAGCTGCAATTAAATCCTGAGAGGCTTCATCCACTTCCCGCCCCAGCACTTACCTAGGGGCAGGACCAGGACATTGGGAAAGCCCAAAGCCACCTCGTTGACAGCCTACATGGAGAAAGCAGAGGGGAGGGGTCATGTGGGAAGGCTCACCAGGGCTGGgaccctgtgctgtgctggtgggaacAGGGTGGCCCCAACTGTCACAGTGAACAGGTTTCAACAAGATCCAATGGGAGCAATCTGGGGCAagttgctgcttctctgcaccTGGCTGAGCCCGGCAGCTTCAAAGCTCCCAGGAGTGATGCCCCTGGCACGGGGGCTGCCAGCAAACCCCTCCCTGCACTCCCCATCATGCACATCTCTGGGTCAAGAGACACAAAAATTTAAATGCATACATATTTAATACATACAtaggtatttaaaatatttatttatatatatatgcatttttgtggggttttatttttattttctatttctatatatatttctatatatgtTCCATGCCATTCATCGTGCAGGAGGATGCTGATGCTCAGCCCCCCAGTTCAAGGTAGAATGGTGGCATCTCCAGGCACCCCTCCCAGAGCTGACCCCTCCTTGTTCTTCCGCTCCAGTGCCCTCCCTACCTTTCCCTGGGGGTCCAGACAAGCAGCGAAGATGTGCTGAGGTGGTCTGGGCTGCTCCAGCAATCCTTTCAGCAGTCCCAGGCCCAGACCCCCATCGCAGCCAGTAAGCAGAACGCTGCCCACGCCGagcccctccatccccactgctcacagcagccggttgtgctgctccagcaagATTTGGCAATCGCCTTAATAATCCATGAGGTGGCAACgcaggtgctgctgggatgggtggAGGTGGGGGGCACCTCCTCTCCTGGAGGGAATGGGGCAGCAGGAAGCTCTTCTGCATCCCGAGTCACCCATCACCTTGACCGTGAGGCTGTCTCACCCCTCTGTACCCCAAAATACCCACTCCCTCCAGCCATGGGCACCTGAAAGGGGTGAGGGGACCTTCCCGCCTGTCCCACATTACTGAGGTGATGCCACGAGACCAGAACATCCATAGGAGTGCAGGCAAGGTTATTAATTACAGTACAACCTTTATTAATACTGGAATCTTCACAGTGCATTCGTTACTTGTAGCAGTGACTATGGAAAATGGGGAAGGGTGGGGAAGAGGGCAATtaccaccagaaaaaaaaaattaaaagaaaagagggaatgaaacaaagagaaataaacttggcagagggtggggagggaggaagcggcagcagaggcaggagcacatggggtaaaataaattaaaaaaataaaagagtaagGACCAAGTTAACAACAGCACCAGAAAAGTTACTTCAGTTGAAAGACAggtcagtatttttcttttccaaggaatttttgttttctgtacaaAATAAGAGACCCCCCCTCCCTCAAACCCAAACATTTGTCACTTGGCATCAGTGGTTCTgggcaggagaaagggaaaggaggagaactaaaTTGTTATTCCTaagggggtgggatgaggggGCTGCGATGCGACAGACAGCGGGGTGGCAGGGGACTATGTACAGCGGGGGGCCGGGGGTTGTGCTTTCCTCCAGCCGCCGGCAGAAATCAGCTTCTTCACTTTGGGGGGTCTGGGTGAAACCTCCTGTTCCCCAGACCCATCTCCCCAGCAGGACCCTGCACAGGCTCTTCAGGTGCCGAGGGAGGGAGTTTATGGGGGCTGAGAGGGATCCTCGGTGACTCCCAGGAGGGGCAAAGGTGTTCAGCATCTTCAGCCGCTGCATCCTGGTGACTCCTCAAGACAGAGGGGACTGCAGTACCTGTGCCCCCAGTCACCCCACCCTCTCACACATCCCCCTCACTTCTTGCCCCTgcaccccccctcccctctgcttCTGCCCCTTGAAACGAGGCTGAACCGTGCTGGCCCCTAGCAGGCAGCTGAGGGGAATTGAGCCAGGGCCCCccactcctggtgctgctgctgccacagccctgctggcactgtcctctcctgctgcagctggggccACCTGCCTACGCCCGagggagagaaaacagaggaaagggagtgacagaggagaaaagagaaacagggggaaagaggggaaaaaaggaaaggagaaaaagagaaaaaaagaaagtagggaataagagttaaaaagaaagaagaggaaaagaaagatgagaaagaggaaaatgaaaagagaagagacaaacaagaggagaataaaaaagagaaagaaaagatgcagaaaaaagaggagaaaatgggaaagagagaagaaaaagggcCAAAGAAAGAGCAAGTGAAGGAAGAATACAGGGAGAAGGCCGGgcaggaggagacagggcaggaAGTGGGGGCCACTGGGGAGGAATAGGGCAGTGGGTGCCGGCGGGTGGGGGTTCCCAGGGAGATGCAGAGGTTGTCCCCAGGAGGTCCATTGGCCACATTGGGCACGTCCCTGCTGGCCACGGTGTCATCACGATATCCGCGGGGCCGACCTGTCATTGGTGACGGTCCTGCGCAGCCGCACCCCACGCCGAATGGCCACCAGCATGTCTTCCGCCGGGGGGTCCATGGAGGCCGCTGGGGGGGGCACTGGGGTCTCCTCGCTGGGGCCAGACCCCACAAGGGTGGTGGGGAAGGGGAACTGGCCTTCCCCCAGGGCGTGGGCCCCGGCCACCAGCTCGCCGATCTTCTCCACCAAACTGTGCCTGTTGGCGGCCAACTGTTggtcctcctcttcctcagcagaGAGGTGCTGGCCGGCCCCAGGGTACACAGAGATCTCCATGGCACCGCCACcccaggcagtgttgggaaggCTCAGCCGCTTGGGCGAAGCTTTGGCAAAATCCAGGGGGTTTGGAGAGGCATCATCAGCGTAGAAGACGCACTCTTCACTGCCCACCCGTGTAGGGCCAGTGTATCCGGGAGAGTCGGGCACTGTGGGAGTCTTCACGGGGACAATGGGGGGTCGGATGGGGATGGGGCCAGCGTTGGAGAGTGTACGGCGGACCGAGGGCTTGGTGGAGGGCGTGCGGCGGATGGTGGCCACCCCTGGGGTGGTGCCAGCTGGTAAGTTGGTGCCAGTGGGCAGCCCAGCAGTGGAGGCAGGACGCTTGGTCTGGATCATCCGTCGGTAGTTCTGGGCGATGTTGCTGTTGCGTGGGATGGTGGAGGACTTGTCGAAGTCACTCTGGGGGTCACACTCCACGTCGCCGTTCACCGAGTAGCAGTCGTAGTCGGAgcctggggagggagcagcagtgcGGCCAGGCAGGCAGTGGGTGACCAAACCCAATCACCACCTCACAATGCAATCGCAGCCAGCCCCAGTCACCTCCAGCACAGTGTGACAACAACCAAACTCAACTGTCATCATCACAACAGAAATACTACTGGTCCCAACCAGTGCTGGCAAACCATACTCACCATCAAACCCAATCATTACCACTGGAAGGCAACTACAATGACCCCAATCACCACTATCACAGGGCAACCACAACCACCCCAACTATCACACTGAAACCACAACTAAACCCATCTGTCACCGTTGCAACACAGACAAAACCAGACCCTGCCATTGCCACTGGTTGTAGTCAAACCCAGCCATTACCATTACAACCACCCTAACCACCACTATCACAACATGATCACAGCCAACCTCCACTGTCACCATCACATGCTCATAACCGGCTCAGCCATCATCATGCCAATATGATTACAAACAAGATATAATAATCATATAATCACCATGATGATTACAAACATTATTTGATCTCCAACTGTCAACTCTGCTGCCATCACCAAACACCTGCCACCATCTCCACCTGTACTCAACTGCTGCGCAGATACATTACCACAAACCATCACCAACACCACCTCGCTGAAATGCTGACTGTTACAGCACTGCACTGCACAGCAGTAGCCACCAAGACCCAGCTAACACCCAAATACTCAGAAAAAGCCAAATACTCAGAAAAAGATTGTGCCACAACCCGAACTCCCAGCACACATCAAATCTCCCCACCAACCCCAGTGATGTGACTGCAGCCTGATGCTACGATATCCAGGGCATGCAGACACGCTCCAGCCTCTGCTGTCCCCTTCCCTACACTGCATGTTGTTTCAGGTGGCCCCAGTAGCTCCTTGTAGCCCAGGTACCTTGGGAAGGGATGGTGTCCTCGGAGCAGGAGGGGGTGGTGGTCTGTGTGCTGTAGCCACTGGAGTACTGCAGCGAGTCCCGGCTGCTCTTCTGGTGCTCCAAGCTCAGCCCCCGGGTCAAGACCATGGCCAGGTCACTAGCGGCAGGAGACACCTCCTCCCCGTGCTGTAGGGGCAAGGGGCACTGTCAGTACTCTGGTTCCTCTCTTGGGAGTCCCCCAAGAACCCTGCacctctgtgctctccctgccacaggcagtACCTTGGCAGCAATTGTAGCTGGTGACATCCGCGGCCTGGGAGCATCCTCGCCACCAATGGCTGGGTACCCACCAGCAGGAGAGCCCATCTCAGCTTCCCGGAGGTGCTCCACGCGGTCCTTGCGCCGCTGCAGGGTGGGGACCACTGGCTGGTCATAGGGGCTGGCCTTGGACCAGTCCTGCAATGGGCAAGGCATGAGGTTGATGCTGACAACGCAAGGaccaggagtggggcaggagggggcatGTGCTGATGTCCCCCACCAAGCCATGGGTGCTGCTTGGGATGCTCTGCCCCATAGTGGGGTGCGATGGGACGATCTGGGGACTAAACCCCATGAGGTGAGGGTGGAACCACATGTGAAATGCAACTCTGGTGGGACAGCAAGGACTAACCGAGGTGGGGGAGCTGCACTCGCTAACTGACTGGCAGGTTTCGGAGGCCTCTGAGGACGCTGAGCTGGAGGACTTCTGCTGTGCCGTGCCACAAGGCCGAGCCAAGAGCCAGAGGGGGAGAGAAGAGGCAGTTAGCAAGCAAAGCCAGAGCCACAGCCCTGTTAGAGaagcacccacagctcccctgaggcacccacagctcccttGAGGCTCCCAGCCCTCCTCCACTCTGGTGCAGATGCAGCATGGAGAGTGACCTGGCAGTGGGATCTACAGAGCTGGGATGATGCTCCACCCCAACCCTCTCCTGTGCTCACCCCAAGCCACACAGTGCCAACAGGCATTTTGGGAAGTGGGCACCTTGCAGGTTGGTGGTGCCAGGTTAGCAGGGGTAGGCTGGAatggcagctccctggggatTCTGGAGCATCCTTGGCACTGCAGAGGATGCAGAGTGAAGGGGAAGCTTTGCACCATGCTGTCTGGTAGGGGACTGGCATAAACTGGGTATTCTAGAGCTGGGGTAATTGGGAAACGCTCTGTTCTCCCAGTGGGAAATACTTTATTCCCCTAGCATGGGAAGAGGGATATCTGTGCCCTATCCATGTGGGTGGGGGTCATGGCTGGGGTTTTTCTGCAGTGTGGCCTGTGTTGCCCCTCAGTAGGGCAGGCACCCCTAGTATTCCCAATATTAATCTCCCATGATGCCAGTGCAGCTGGAAATACTGCTGGGGCTGGGTGTCATCACCTCTATACAGGACCCTTGTGCTGCATACCCAGCACCACCCACCTGTTCTACAGAAcgggaaactgaggcatggagGTGGGCAGCACTGACCGCCCTCCCCGTACCTGGCTGGTGATGTCTGAGGGCATGGGGGACGGTGGTTTGGAGTAAGCGGCGTCCTGGGAGATGAAGCCGGAGTCGTGGGAGGAGACGCTGGAGAGGCGGGTGGCGGCGgcagggggctgtgccaggctgcgGTAGCGATAGGTGGAACTGGGTGAGCAGGTCTGAGCCCCGCCAGGCCACGCCATGCCACCCTTGGCACTGCTAACGCTGCTGGGGGGGCGCCGGGGGGACGGGGACACGTCGGTGGGGAggacaaaggaaggaaaagagaatttaaGACAGAAGTTTGGAGGTTGCAGGGGGGCCAGTGCCCTGCCACACTCCAAactggagaaactgaggcacacgGTCCCTCTGGGGTGCCCCTGTGGCAGGGAACAGGCTTGGGGACATGACAAAGGTGGAATGTTTTCCCCCAGGGTTCCCCTGCATGTCAGAGGACAGGTCATGTGCCAGGCACCCATCCTGCCCCATGGGtccaccagccctgcccagcatgCCAAGACCAGTTTCTCCACACTAGTGGAAACCAGTTTGCCATATGAACATGAGAAGGTGGACATGCACCTCGTGAGCATCCCCAAGGGACGTAAGTGTCCTTAGCCCACTGGGTTTAACGAGGAGGACTGGTTTTCCTGGCCACAGTTGGGTGTGGAGACCATGCCACCATACCTGCACATGCTGGACTTgcgggagctggagctgctgg is drawn from Pithys albifrons albifrons isolate INPA30051 chromosome 12, PitAlb_v1, whole genome shotgun sequence and contains these coding sequences:
- the MTSS2 gene encoding protein MTSS 2 isoform X3 codes for the protein METAEKECGALGGLFQAIINDMKSSYPIWEDFNSKATKLHSQLRTTVLAAVAFLDAFQKVADMATNTRGATRDIGSALTRMCMRHRSIEAKLRQFTNALMESLINPLQDRIEDWKKTANQLDKDHAKEYKRARHEIKKKSSDTLKLQKKARKELLGKGDLQPQLDNALQDVNDMYLLLEETEKQAVRKALIEERGRFCTFITFLQPVVNGELTMLGEITHLQGIIEDLVVLTAEPHKLPPASEQVIKDLKGSDYSWSYQTPPSSPSSSSSRKSSMCSVSSAKGGMAWPGGAQTCSPSSTYRYRSLAQPPAAATRLSSVSSHDSGFISQDAAYSKPPSPMPSDITSQQKSSSSASSEASETCQSVSECSSPTSDWSKASPYDQPVVPTLQRRKDRVEHLREAEMGSPAGGYPAIGGEDAPRPRMSPATIAAKHGEEVSPAASDLAMVLTRGLSLEHQKSSRDSLQYSSGYSTQTTTPSCSEDTIPSQGSDYDCYSVNGDVECDPQSDFDKSSTIPRNSNIAQNYRRMIQTKRPASTAGLPTGTNLPAGTTPGVATIRRTPSTKPSVRRTLSNAGPIPIRPPIVPVKTPTVPDSPGYTGPTRVGSEECVFYADDASPNPLDFAKASPKRLSLPNTAWGGGAMEISVYPGAGQHLSAEEEEDQQLAANRHSLVEKIGELVAGAHALGEGQFPFPTTLVGSGPSEETPVPPPAASMDPPAEDMLVAIRRGVRLRRTVTNDRSAPRIS
- the MTSS2 gene encoding protein MTSS 2 isoform X8, whose protein sequence is METAEKECGALGGLFQAIINDMKSSYPIWEDFNSKATKLHSQLRTTVLAAVAFLDAFQKVADMATNTRGATRDIGSALTRMCMRHRSIEAKLRQFTNALMESLINPLQDRIEDWKKTANQLDKDHAKEYKRARHEIKKKSSDTLKLQKKARKGKGDLQPQLDNALQDVNDMYLLLEETEKQAVRKALIEERGRFCTFITFLQPVVNGELTMLGEITHLQGIIEDLVVLTAEPHKLPPASEQVIKDLKGSDYSWSYQTPPSSPSSSSSRKSSMCSVSSAKGGMAWPGGAQTCSPSSTYRYRSLAQPPAAATRLSSVSSHDSGFISQDAAYSKPPSPMPSDITSQKSSSSASSEASETCQSVSECSSPTSDWSKASPYDQPVVPTLQRRKDRVEHLREAEMGSPAGGYPAIGGEDAPRPRMSPATIAAKHGEEVSPAASDLAMVLTRGLSLEHQKSSRDSLQYSSGYSTQTTTPSCSEDTIPSQGSDYDCYSVNGDVECDPQSDFDKSSTIPRNSNIAQNYRRMIQTKRPASTAGLPTGTNLPAGTTPGVATIRRTPSTKPSVRRTLSNAGPIPIRPPIVPVKTPTVPDSPGYTGPTRVGSEECVFYADDASPNPLDFAKASPKRLSLPNTAWGGGAMEISVYPGAGQHLSAEEEEDQQLAANRHSLVEKIGELVAGAHALGEGQFPFPTTLVGSGPSEETPVPPPAASMDPPAEDMLVAIRRGVRLRRTVTNDRSAPRIS
- the MTSS2 gene encoding protein MTSS 2 isoform X9, which encodes METAEKECGALGGLFQAIINDMKSSYPIWEDFNSKATKLHSQLRTTVLAAVAFLDAFQKVADMATNTRGATRDIGSALTRMCMRHRSIEAKLRQFTNALMESLINPLQDRIEDWKKTANQLDKDHAKEYKRARHEIKKKSSDTLKLQKKARKELLGKGDLQPQLDNALQDVNDMYLLLEETEKQAVRKALIEERGRFCTFITFLQPVVNGELTMLGEITHLQGIIEDLVVLTAEPHKLPPASEQVIKDLKGSDYSWSYQTPPSSPSSSSSRKSSMCSSVSSAKGGMAWPGGAQTCSPSSTYRYRSLAQPPAAATRLSSVSSHDSGFISQDAAYSKPPSPMPSDITSQDWSKASPYDQPVVPTLQRRKDRVEHLREAEMGSPAGGYPAIGGEDAPRPRMSPATIAAKHGEEVSPAASDLAMVLTRGLSLEHQKSSRDSLQYSSGYSTQTTTPSCSEDTIPSQGSDYDCYSVNGDVECDPQSDFDKSSTIPRNSNIAQNYRRMIQTKRPASTAGLPTGTNLPAGTTPGVATIRRTPSTKPSVRRTLSNAGPIPIRPPIVPVKTPTVPDSPGYTGPTRVGSEECVFYADDASPNPLDFAKASPKRLSLPNTAWGGGAMEISVYPGAGQHLSAEEEEDQQLAANRHSLVEKIGELVAGAHALGEGQFPFPTTLVGSGPSEETPVPPPAASMDPPAEDMLVAIRRGVRLRRTVTNDRSAPRIS
- the MTSS2 gene encoding protein MTSS 2 isoform X6, which gives rise to METAEKECGALGGLFQAIINDMKSSYPIWEDFNSKATKLHSQLRTTVLAAVAFLDAFQKVADMATNTRGATRDIGSALTRMCMRHRSIEAKLRQFTNALMESLINPLQDRIEDWKKTANQLDKDHAKEYKRARHEIKKKSSDTLKLQKKARKGKGDLQPQLDNALQDVNDMYLLLEETEKQAVRKALIEERGRFCTFITFLQPVVNGELTMLGEITHLQGIIEDLVVLTAEPHKLPPASEQVIKDLKGSDYSWSYQTPPSSPSSSSSRKSSMCSSVSSAKGGMAWPGGAQTCSPSSTYRYRSLAQPPAAATRLSSVSSHDSGFISQDAAYSKPPSPMPSDITSQKSSSSASSEASETCQSVSECSSPTSDWSKASPYDQPVVPTLQRRKDRVEHLREAEMGSPAGGYPAIGGEDAPRPRMSPATIAAKHGEEVSPAASDLAMVLTRGLSLEHQKSSRDSLQYSSGYSTQTTTPSCSEDTIPSQGSDYDCYSVNGDVECDPQSDFDKSSTIPRNSNIAQNYRRMIQTKRPASTAGLPTGTNLPAGTTPGVATIRRTPSTKPSVRRTLSNAGPIPIRPPIVPVKTPTVPDSPGYTGPTRVGSEECVFYADDASPNPLDFAKASPKRLSLPNTAWGGGAMEISVYPGAGQHLSAEEEEDQQLAANRHSLVEKIGELVAGAHALGEGQFPFPTTLVGSGPSEETPVPPPAASMDPPAEDMLVAIRRGVRLRRTVTNDRSAPRIS
- the MTSS2 gene encoding protein MTSS 2 isoform X12 — protein: METAEKECGALGGLFQAIINDMKSSYPIWEDFNSKATKLHSQLRTTVLAAVAFLDAFQKVADMATNTRGATRDIGSALTRMCMRHRSIEAKLRQFTNALMESLINPLQDRIEDWKKTANQLDKDHAKEYKRARHEIKKKSSDTLKLQKKARKGKGDLQPQLDNALQDVNDMYLLLEETEKQAVRKALIEERGRFCTFITFLQPVVNGELTMLGEITHLQGIIEDLVVLTAEPHKLPPASEQVIKDLKGSDYSWSYQTPPSSPSSSSSRKSSMCSVSSAKGGMAWPGGAQTCSPSSTYRYRSLAQPPAAATRLSSVSSHDSGFISQDAAYSKPPSPMPSDITSQDWSKASPYDQPVVPTLQRRKDRVEHLREAEMGSPAGGYPAIGGEDAPRPRMSPATIAAKHGEEVSPAASDLAMVLTRGLSLEHQKSSRDSLQYSSGYSTQTTTPSCSEDTIPSQGSDYDCYSVNGDVECDPQSDFDKSSTIPRNSNIAQNYRRMIQTKRPASTAGLPTGTNLPAGTTPGVATIRRTPSTKPSVRRTLSNAGPIPIRPPIVPVKTPTVPDSPGYTGPTRVGSEECVFYADDASPNPLDFAKASPKRLSLPNTAWGGGAMEISVYPGAGQHLSAEEEEDQQLAANRHSLVEKIGELVAGAHALGEGQFPFPTTLVGSGPSEETPVPPPAASMDPPAEDMLVAIRRGVRLRRTVTNDRSAPRIS
- the MTSS2 gene encoding protein MTSS 2 isoform X4, with protein sequence METAEKECGALGGLFQAIINDMKSSYPIWEDFNSKATKLHSQLRTTVLAAVAFLDAFQKVADMATNTRGATRDIGSALTRMCMRHRSIEAKLRQFTNALMESLINPLQDRIEDWKKTANQLDKDHAKEYKRARHEIKKKSSDTLKLQKKARKELLGKGDLQPQLDNALQDVNDMYLLLEETEKQAVRKALIEERGRFCTFITFLQPVVNGELTMLGEITHLQGIIEDLVVLTAEPHKLPPASEQVIKDLKGSDYSWSYQTPPSSPSSSSSRKSSMCSVSSAKGGMAWPGGAQTCSPSSTYRYRSLAQPPAAATRLSSVSSHDSGFISQDAAYSKPPSPMPSDITSQKSSSSASSEASETCQSVSECSSPTSDWSKASPYDQPVVPTLQRRKDRVEHLREAEMGSPAGGYPAIGGEDAPRPRMSPATIAAKHGEEVSPAASDLAMVLTRGLSLEHQKSSRDSLQYSSGYSTQTTTPSCSEDTIPSQGSDYDCYSVNGDVECDPQSDFDKSSTIPRNSNIAQNYRRMIQTKRPASTAGLPTGTNLPAGTTPGVATIRRTPSTKPSVRRTLSNAGPIPIRPPIVPVKTPTVPDSPGYTGPTRVGSEECVFYADDASPNPLDFAKASPKRLSLPNTAWGGGAMEISVYPGAGQHLSAEEEEDQQLAANRHSLVEKIGELVAGAHALGEGQFPFPTTLVGSGPSEETPVPPPAASMDPPAEDMLVAIRRGVRLRRTVTNDRSAPRIS